In a single window of the Elaeis guineensis isolate ETL-2024a chromosome 8, EG11, whole genome shotgun sequence genome:
- the LOC105049964 gene encoding uncharacterized protein, whose protein sequence is MEIGGGGERGGFHRNEAISAVQDEEQFYGEDEDYDGLYNDVNVGGGFLQSVHQNDECGGYPREDGSRSNPAPPPPPSGEAPEKVQIPGIAGDPKIERPVDRSGGFHEKAFRGGGESAGAAPPPGGNRLEFGQSSGRPGEIQEQSRNSGYGNEGYQRQGSGFGGEARQGGGRPAGGGSINGGGEGAGGTTLFVGELHWWTTDADLEAEVSKYGHLKEVKFYDEKASGKSKGFCQVDFYDPVAAAACKEGMNGHVFNGRPCVVAFASPHTVCRMGEAQLKNQHMAAQSSALPQKGRGGGGAPMGGNYGRGGGGGNWGRGGMGNRGPMGNMRNRMGPVGGRGIMGNGRMVAPPPPMLHPGAMLGQGFDPTGYGAAAMGRMGGAYGGFPAGPTTAPFPGLMPSFPPVVAPHVNPAFFGRGGMAAGGVGMWPDPSMGGWGGEEQSSYGDDAASDQRYGEGSHGKDRGPDRDRSGFSDRRHDREKDMGPGQERSERRHHDGRELGRERDHDWEKDRERERGRDRDRKGGTERERERDRYRDDRDHHGDHYRHRDREFELDDDWDRGRSSRQRSKSR, encoded by the coding sequence ATGGAGATCGGCGGAGGCGGAGAACGGGGCGGGTTCCACCGCAACGAGGCCATCTCCGCCGTCCAGGACGAGGAGCAGTTCTACGGGGAGGACGAGGACTACGACGGCCTCTataacgacgtcaacgtcggtgGGGGCTTCCTCCAGTCCGTCCACCAGAATGACGAGTGCGGGGGTTACCCGAGGGAGGACGGGAGCAGGAGCAACCCCGCGCCGCCGCCCCCGCCGTCGGGGGAAGCGCCGGAGAAGGTCCAGATACCTGGGATTGCTGGCGACCCGAAGATCGAGAGGCCGGTGGATCGATCGGGTGGCTTTCATGAGAAAGCTTTCCGGGGAGGTGGAGAATCGGCGGGGGCGGCGCCGCCGCCCGGTGGAAATAGGCTTGAGTTCGGGCAGTCTTCAGGTCGACCCGGCGAGATCCAGGAGCAATCGAGGAACTCTGGCTATGGGAACGAGGGTTATCAAAGGCAAGGGAGTGGCTTCGGAGGTGAAGCGAGGCAGGGAGGAGGCCGGCCAGCGGGAGGAGGGAGCATTAATGGTGGAGGAGAAGGAGCTGGGGGGACTACTCTCTTCGTGGGGGAGCTTCACTGGTGGACGACGGACGCTGATCTCGAGGCAGAGGTGAGCAAGTACGGGCACCTGAAGGAGGTGAAGTTCTACGATGAGAAGGCGAGCGGGAAGTCGAAGGGGTTCTGCCAGGTCGATTTCTATGATCCAGTGGCTGCTGCAGCGTGCAAGGAAGGGATGAACGGGCACGTCTTCAATGGCCGGCCCTGTGTCGTGGCATTTGCATCGCCGCACACTGTTTGTCGGATGGGAGAAGCTCAACTCAAGAATCAGCATATGGCAGCCCAATCATCAGCATTGCCTCagaaggggaggggagggggaggggccCCTATGGGTGGGAATTATGGgaggggtggtggtggtggtaatTGGGGGAGGGGTGGAATGGGGAATCGAGGGCCAATGGGGAATATGAGAAACAGGATGGGGCCTGTGGGCGGCAGAGGAATCATGGGAAATGGCAGGATGGTCGCTCCACCACCTCCGATGCTGCATCCTGGTGCTATGCTTGGTCAAGGTTTTGATCCCACTGGTTACGGAGCAGCGGCTATGGGGAGAATGGGTGGTGCATATGGAGGTTTTCCTGCAGGCCCGACAACAGCTCCATTCCCGGGATTGATGCCTTCATTTCCTCCGGTTGTGGCTCCTCATGTGAACCCAGCCTTCTTCGGGAGGGGAGGGATGGCCGCTGGTGGTGTTGGGATGTGGCCGGATCCCAGTATGGGTGGATGGGGAGGTGAAGAGCAGTCAAGTTATGGGGATGATGCTGCTTCAGACCAGCGGTATGGAGAAGGAAGCCATGGCAAGGATCGGGGTCCTGACCGGGATCGGTCTGGATTTTCAGATAGAAGGCATGACAGGGAGAAGGACATGGGTCCTGGTCAGGAACGGTCGGAGAGGAGGCATCATGATGGAAGAGAACTGGGTAGGGAGAGGGATCATGATTGGGAGAAAGACAGGGAGAGGGAAAGGGGTAGGGACAGAGACAGGAAGGGGGgaacggagagggagagggaaagggATAGGTATCGGGATGACAGAGACCATCATGGAGATCACTACAGGCACAGAGACCGTGAATTTGAGCTGGATGATGACTGGGATAGAGGAAGATCATCGAGGCAAAGAAGCAAGTCACGGTAG